A genome region from Hevea brasiliensis isolate MT/VB/25A 57/8 chromosome 9, ASM3005281v1, whole genome shotgun sequence includes the following:
- the LOC110657704 gene encoding malonyl-CoA:anthocyanidin 5-O-glucoside-6''-O-malonyltransferase: protein MAPPDSVRVLEVCQVAAASHSPESATELSLPLTFLDTRYLKFPPAERIYFFKLLGSTPTFFHSVLLPTLKRSLSQTLCHFLPLAGHLTWPPHSPKPIILYSPNGAVSLTIAESNADLDILAGDEIREASESRLCVSELSISDTKASVIALQITLFLNKGYSISIAMHHAVVDGKTASMFLKAWAHICKNTAKENTFTLSSELIPSFDRSTIKDPDGLESFYLNHWVANTKLDTKSNSRSLKLLPNLLGVPPNLVRATFQLSRESIEKLREYVVSYHQQHGAAGLQPMKEVRLSTFVLTCAYVSVCLVKARGGDGSRLVYFLVAADCRRRLNPPIPQNYFGNGVFVHDTVVEARTFVEENGVAIIAEKLSGLIKGLEKGLFRGAKESHERLRSAGAEVQKFGIAGSPRFQYYEEDFGWGKPDKVEIASIDRINGVSLMDSRDGNGGLEIGLVLLRSEMDAFASLFVQGLN from the coding sequence ATGGCACCCCCGGATTCGGTAAGAGTACTTGAGGTCTGCCAGGTGGCTGCGGCCAGCCACTCACCGGAGTCAGCCACCGAGTTATCCCTCCCTCTAACATTTCTTGACACAAGATATTTGAAATTTCCCCCAGCTGAGCGCATCTACTTTTTCAAGCTCCTTGGATCAACTCCAACCTTTTTCCATTCTGTACTCCTTCCAACCCTCAAACGCTCACTCTCGCAGACCCTTTGCCACTTCCTCCCTCTCGCTGGCCATCTTACTTGGCCACCTCATTCCCCCAAACCCATCATCCTCTACTCTCCTAATGGTGCCGTTTCGCTTACAATTGCGGAGTCTAATGCCGATTTAGATATCTTGGCAGGCGATGAAATTCGCGAAGCTTCTGAGTCACGTCTTTGTGTGTCTGAGCTGTCAATATCAGACACAAAAGCATCAGTAATTGCTTTGCAAATAACGCTATTTCTCAATAAAGGGTATTCCATTTCCATTGCTATGCACCACGCAGTTGTTGATGGAAAAACCGCTTCCATGTTCCTCAAAGCATGGGCTCACATATGCAAAAACACCGCAAAAGAAAATACATTCACTTTGTCGTCGGAACTAATTCCGTCTTTTGACCGATCGACGATCAAAGACCCAGACGGGCTTGAGTCATTTTATTTGAACCACTGGGTAGCTAACACCAAATTGGACACGAAATCCAACTCAAGAAGCTTAAAATTGCTGCCAAATCTTTTGGGAGTGCCACCCAACTTAGTTCGAGCCACATTTCAGTTGAGTCGTGAAAGCATAGAGAAACTCAGGGAATACGTAGTTAGCTACCACCAGCAGCATGGAGCTGCAGGGCTACAACCTATGAAAGAAGTTCGTCTATCTACATTTGTACTTACATGTGCTTATGTGTCGGTTTGCCTGGTGAAAGCTAGAGGAGGAGATGGTAGTAGACTGGTTTACTTTCTGGTAGCAGCAGACTGTAGGAGACGCTTAAACCCTCCGATTCCACAGAATTATTTCGGTAACGGTGTTTTTGTCCATGATACGGTTGTAGAAGCAAGAACTTTCGTGGAGGAAAATGGAGTAGCTATTATAGCGGAGAAGCTTAGTGGTCTTATAAAGGGGTTGGAGAAGGGACTTTTCAGAGGAGCAAAAGAGAGCCATGAAAGGTTGAGATCTGCAGGAGCAGAAGTGCAAAAGTTCGGAATTGCTGGATCACCTCGGTTCCAGTATTACGAAGAGGATTTTGGATGGGGAAAACCCGACAAGGTTGAGATTGCTTCCATAGATCGGATAAATGGTGTTTCATTGATGGATAGTAGAGATGGAAATGGAGGGCTTGAGATTGGATTAGTTCTGCTGAGGAGTGAAATGGATGCTTTCGCTTCATTGTTTGTTCAAGGCCTGAATTAA